AGAACCCAAACTCTTTCGACATGCAAAACGCGACCGCATGGAACGGACTTGTGGTCAACAATAACGGGCTTGGGCCGGACGGCCTTCCAGTTGGTCCCACCGACCAGCGTTCGCAGATTAAGACATTCAACATCGCGCCGTCCTGGACCCGACTGTTGGGCTCCACGGCGGTTTTCACGCTCGGCGCTTTTGTGCGGCGGGACCAGTATAACTACTACCCCAGCGGCAACCCGTTCTCCGATTTCGTTCCGGATCTTCAGTCACAGACGGTAGCTCAGGACAGGACGCTGACCAACGCGGGTCTGCGTTCCGATATTTCCTACGTGAAAGGGATCCACAACCTGAAGGCTGGAATCACGTATGAGCATACGTTTCTGAACGAGAATGACCACCTCGGGATCGTCGATCCCACCTTCCTGGGTTCACTCACGGGCGTGAATGGCAATCCGTGCGTGGATGCGAATGGGATCCCGGTTGCCGACCCGTGCACAACCCTTGCTCCTTTCGACCTCACGGCGGGAGGAAAACTTTTCGGATTTCGCGGGCACGCGGACGTGAAGGAGCTCGCGCTCTATCTGCAAGATGCGATCACGAAAGGAAGCTGGACTTTCAACCTCGGAATTCGCGGCGATTTTTACAATGGGCTATCCACCCACCGGGAGGCCGAGCCCCGCTTGGGAGTTGCCTATAACATCAAGCCAAGCAACACGGTTCTTCGCGTCTCCTATGCGCGACTCCTGGAAACTCCCTTTAATGAAAACCTCGTGCTCGCCAGCGTTGGGTGCGCGAACGCCGTCCTGAACCCATTGCTTGGCTGTTCTTCCGTGTCGACGACGCCTTTGAACCCTGGTTGGCGCAATGAATTTCATGCCGGGCTTGAGCAAGCCTTTGGCCGGCATCTGGTGTTCTCCGGCGAGTACATCTGGAAGTACACCCACAACGCCTACGATTTCAGCATCCTCGGCAGCACGCCGATCACATTTCCGATTCAGTGGCATAACTCCAAAATCCCGGCCTTCGCCGGTCGCGTCAATCTGACCGACTTCCATGGCCTGACCGCCTTCACCGTCTTCTCCACGGTCGCGGCGCGTTTCTTTCTGCCCCAGATGGGCGGAGCCGGCGCTACTCCATCGGCTCCCGGCGGAGTGTTCCGTATCGATCACGACGAGAGGTTCAACCAGACGACGCACATTCAATACCAGCCTCGGAAGCGTGGACCGTGGATCGGTTTCAACTGGCGTTACGACAACGGTCTGGTCGCCGGACCCGTGCCGTGCGCCGGCGGAAATTGCAATAACGGACCCAACGGCAGCGATACTGTGGTCGATGTCTCCGGGCTTACTCCCGACCAGCAATTTCAGGCAGGATTGTTTTGCGGAGCGGTGCGCGCCACGCCTACCACCCCTATCAGTCCGACGAGCCTTTGTCCGGCTGCCCAGTACGGTTCCACGCTTATCTCAATACCGAAGCCGGGTACCGAGGATGATGACCACAATCCGCCGCGGATCGCTCCCCGTAATCTCTTCGATCTGGCCGTGGGGCACGACAACCTCTTCAACGGTGACCGTTACAAGTGGAGTCTGAATCTCACGGTCATCAACTTAACCAACCGGGTGGCGCTGTACAACTTTCTGTCAACCTTCAGCGGCACGCACTACGCTTCCCCCCGCACCGTGACCGCTCAACTGGGCTTCCATTTCTGATTGCAAAAGGGTGAGGGAGCTACGGCCCAAGCTCGTAGCTCCCTCACCCTACTGACTGTTGGCGATGTTTACCCGCCGCTCGATCTCAGCCGGTCTTTCGCGCTCGCTTTGGTTTCGCGGCGGGCTCGGCTTCGGGCATCGCCTCCGCGGGTTGCTCCGCACTGACAACCGAGCGCACTGGTTTCTTGCCCAAGGCAAGGCTCGCCTTCAGCGCTTCCATGATGTCGATCACCGGAGCAAGTTGCTGGGTCGCGGGCGCCTCGACCACCTGCCGGCCCTGTACCTTGGCTTGGATCATCGCCATCAGGTTTTCGCGGTACGAGTCTTTATACTTGATCGGCTCGAACTCGGCGGCCAGCGAGTTGATCAGAGTCATCGCCAGCTCCAGTTCCTTGTCCTTGACCAGTGAGCTGTCGGTGCGAAACTCCTCCATCTTGCGCACTTCATCCTCGTAGTACATGGTGTGCAGCAGGATGCCGCGCTGGCCGGGACGCAGAATGACAATGTGCTCGCGGTTATGCATCGCGATCTTGGCGATGCCCACGTAGCCCGCGCGCTTCAGTGCCTCGAACAGCAGCGCATACGGCTTTTCGCCGGCATCGTCGGGCGCCATGTAATACGAGCTCTCGTAGTACACGGGATCAACCTGGTCGGACTTGACGAACTCCAGGATCTCCATCGTCCTGGACGAGGGCGGAGCCGCCTTCTTGATGTCATCCTCGCCGATGACGACGTACTTGTCCTTTTCGTATTCGTAGCCCTTCACCAGTTCGTTGCGGGCCACGGGCTTGTCCTCGGCCTGACAGAAAAGGACCTGCTTAACGCGGGAGTGATCAGTCGCGTGCAACTGGTTGAAGCTGACGGTTTCGCTGCGTGCCGCGCTAAAGAGTTTTACCGGTAGGGACACCAATCCAAACGTGAGGTGCCCCTTCCACACTGTGCTTGCCATCCTACACCTCGCCAGAGCGTCGGGGGAGAAAGGGATAATAGAAGTATCATAGAATCAGCATATTGCCAAGCGCACCATGCCCCTGGACGATTATTCCCGCAAGCGCGATTTTGCCCGCACCCCGGAGCCTAAGGCGGATGCCACACTTTCGGCGGCCCAGCGATTTGTCGTGCAGAGACACGCCGCCAGGCGTCTGCACTACGATCTTCGTCTGGAAATCGGCGGCGCGCTGAAGTCGTGGGCCGTTCCCAAGGGGCCCACCCTCGATCCGAAACAGAAGCGCCTGGCGGTTCATGTTGAGGATCACCCGCTGGAATACGGCGACTTCGAAGGAACCATCCCGGCGGGTAATTACGGCGCCGGAGTAGTGACCGTGTGGGACTCCGGCACCTTCGAAACGCTGGGCGAACCCGCGGCCGAGCAACAGCTTGAACGCGGCGACTTCAAGTTTCAACTGCACGGCAGCAAGCTCATGGGCAACTTTGCCCTGGTCAGGATCAAGAGCAGCAAGAAAGACGAGTGGCTGCTGCTGAAGAAGCCCGATTTCGCCGCCCAGGACGGGTGGAATGCGGAGGACCACCTGGAGCCGGTGCGCAGCCGAGGCGTGGATTTGTCGCTAGTTTCGGGGGCCAAGCTGGCTGCCATGCCGGAGCGGGTTGAGCCCATGCTGGCCACGCTGGCCGGCGCCGTACCCGAGGGCGGTGAGTGGGTGTACGAGATTAAGTGGGATGGATTCCGCGGGCTGTGCTTTGTGACCGGCGGCAAGCTTCGCCTCCTGTCGCGAAACGGTCATCTGCTGAACCGCCAGTTCCCGGAGTTGCAGCACCTGCCGGAATTGATCACGGCCGATTCCGCCATCATCGACGGCGAGATCGTCGCCTTCGATGCCGGCGGCCGGCCCAGCTTCAGCCTGATGCAGCAACGCACCGGCTTCGTCGCCGCGGAAAGCCGCAGTCGCGCGCCCGTCTCGCTGGTCGCCTTCGACCTGCTGTACCTGAACGGATACGACCTGCGCGATGTCGCCTTGAGCGAACGGCTCAAATTACTTCGCAGCGTGCTCCATACCGGAACGCACCTGCGGCTCTCGGAGTCCTTTTCCGGCACGGGCCAACGAGTGTTGCAGGCGGCGCGTGATCACGGCCTCGAAGGTGTGGTGGCGAAAAGACTCGACAGCAAGTACGAATCCGGCCGCAGCCGCTCCTGGGTCAAGGTAAAGTTTGCCACGCAACAGGAGTTTGTGATTTGTGGCTTCACCAGCGGCAGGCGGAAGCCTTTTTCCTCGCTCGTGCTGGGTTACTACGACAACGGCACGCTGACCTGGGCGGGAAATGTGGGGACCGGCTTCACCGACAAGTTGCTCGCCGAAATCTACTCACAACTGGAGAAGCTGGCGAGCAAGCGACGCGCCTTCCCGGCAGATGAAGATATCCCCGATGTGACCTGGGTCGTTCCCCGGCTGGTCTGCTCGGTGCGATACAGCGGCTGGGGCTCCGACAATCATCTGCGCGCTCCGGTTTTCGTCGGCATGCGTCCCGACCTGGATGCGAAAGATAGCGTACGCGAGTCGGCTGCCTTATCCCCTGCTGCGCCCGCGGACGACGCCAAGCTGTTGCCGCCAGGCAAGGCGGAAGTCACCCTCGAGGTGGGCGGACGACAGTTGAAGTTCACTAACCTGAACAAGGTGTTCTATCCCGCCGACGCCTACACCAAGCGTGACGTAGTCAACTACTACCATGACGTCGCGGCGCTGCTGGTCCCCCATCTGGCTGGCCGGCCGCTCTCCCTCAAGCGCTATCCCAATGGCATCGACAGCGAGTATTTTTTCCAGAAGGATGCGCCGGCGTCGTTCGCATCGTGGCTGAACACGGAGAAAATCGCCGCCGAGGACAATGCGCCTGCCAAGCGTTTTGTCATTTGCGACGATGAGCCGACCCTGCTGTATCTCGCCAACCTCGGTTGCATCGACCAGAACCCCTGGTTCAGCCGCGTCGGATCGCTGGACTGCCCGGACTTCATCGTGCTTGATCTTGATCCCTATCACTGCGGCTTCGACCGCATCGTGGACGCGGCGCTTCTGGTTCGCCGCAAGTTGGCGGATTTGGAACTGGAAGGCTATCCCAAGACCACCGGCGGCGATGGCATGCACGTGTATGTGCCGATCGCGGCTGACTACACCTACGAGCAAGTGCGTACCTTCGCCGAAATCATTGCCCGGCTGGTGATCGCGGAGCGTCCGGGACTGTTCACCACCCCGCGCACCTTGACACAGCGCGAAAAGGGGAAAGTTTATTTCGACTACCTGCAGATTTCCTGGGGCAAGACCATCTCCGCCCCGTACGTACTGCGCGCACACCCCAAAGCGCCCGTGGCGACTCCGCTGCGCTGGAGCGAAGTGCGGCCGGGATTGTCGCCGCTCGACTTCACGCTCGCCAACGTCCGCGCCAGATTCCGGGACTTGGGCGATATCTTTGCCCCGGTGCTGACCAATTCGCAACGCCTGGAGACGGCAATGCAACGGCTGGAAAAACTCTTCCACGCGCCGAAGTAGGTTTGCGCGTAACCCGGTTCGCGTCCTCGAATCAACATAGCGACACTCCGTCCGCGCGCCGCGTTGGGGGTGCTTACCTTGGTACATGTACTTTTGGTGCTGGACGGTGCCGCCCATCCGTGCCCAACATGAACGAAAGTCTTGCGTTCATTGAGGTGTTTGCTTGCCTGTGGAATGGATCAAAGTCATTTCGTCTTTACTTCTCTTTCTCGTGCCTGCAACCACCATGGCCACGGATGTAGTCGGCATGATTCATGTTTCCGGAAATGATGCCACGATTGATGGCCATTCCTGCCGCGCCGTTGACGTGGGATACGATGGCGACCGGCTCGCCACCGGTGGCAACTCGAAAGCTGTCGTCACCGGCCGCGGCACAGTCGTTTCGCTGGCGTCGAACACCAGCGTGAAGCTCGGCGCCAAGGCGCTGGAGCTGATCGAAGGTTCGGTGGTCGTAAGCTCCGAATCCGGTGCCTCCACCAAAGTCGACAATCTCACCATCTCGACGCCTCCCGGCGTGCGCGCCAGGTTCCTGGCCAAGCGAGGGAACGATGAATTGCAACTCCTCGCTCTGGAAGGCAAGGTTGATGTCAGCGATGGGCAGCAAACACAGCCCGTGCCCGCGGTCAGAGGTCTGAGAGTCAAGCTTCCGAAAGACAAAGACTCGGAGAACTCACCCAGGGGCGCGGCCAGGTGGAGTTGGTTGCACAATGACGATATCGGCATTCTGATCGTGGTCGCTGGCGCTGTCGCGGCCGGCGTAGCTGTGGGTCTCATCAACTCCGAAAACGCCACGCCCGTGAGCGCACACTAGCGATTGCCGCCGCAATACCGGCCCGCCCCGCCCCTGCACAATAGAATGCCCTCGTGAAACCTATCTCCTGGCGAAAGCAACTGGTGTTCGTTGGTTTCGGGTACGCTGCTGTTTTGGCGTATGCGGCGGAACCCTGCGCGTCGCGCTTTGAGGCGGCGATTACTTTGGCGACTTGCTCGCGCGCGCCTGTTTCGCGGCTGCCGCCGGCTCAATCGTCAGCTTTCGGCAATCGTCGTTCTTTGACGCCTTCCAGACATATCCGCCCAACGTCGTGACGCTCTTCAGCGACACCTGTACTGGCCGCGGCGTGCCATCGGGGTAGGGATATCTCACCGTGTACTCGGTTCCCGGATAGAACAGGGCATTGTCCTCGCGGCAGACGAGTTGTCGTCGCGTTTCGCCGAGCCGAACCCGCATGACGTTGCAATTGAATTCCAGCCGCCGGATCGGAAGTTTGCCGGCGTTGCGGAACCTGAGGCTGATGCCGTCCGGCTCAGTTGCGCCGCTGACCAAGGTCACCGGGCAGGTGCCGGCAGCTTTCGCCAGCGACGTCATAGACATTGCCAGGATCGCGATTTGCATCGCTTTCACCATCTATGACATCACTCTAGGTATGCGCCGGCTGATTCGGCGCGCGCTGGTCTGGGCTGCTGACGGTCACCGGTTCCACTTCGAGATGCAGGTCTGCCACGGCGCGGACGCGCACTTGCTCGCCGGCGTCAGCCGGAACGGAAGAGATCGCGTTCCATAGTTCGCCATGGACGAAGACTTTGCCCTGCGGCACGAGCGGGGTGCGGGCGATGGCGATTTCTCCGACCAGGCCTTGCGCCCCGGTCGTGATCTTGCCGCGCCGCGCCTTGAGCGCGATGCCCATCAGGAACGTGCTGATCACGCCGAGCGGAATGGCGACCGCCAGCGCGGTCCAGAGCCGTACTCGCATCTCCGGGATGGGTGCGTCCACCAGCAGCAGCGCGCCCAACACCAGCGATGCGATGCCGGCGATGGTGAGAATGCCGTGCGAAACGAATTTCGCCTCCAGCGCAAAAAAGACGAACGCGACCAGGATCAGTGCGAGCGCGGCGTAACGCACCGGCAGGATATTCAAGGCGAAGACGGCGAGCACGACAAAGAAAAACCCGACCACGCCGGGGACGATCGCGCCGGGATGGTTGAACTCGACGTAGAGCGCCAGCAGCCCGATGGCGAGCAGCACGAACGCCATGTTGGGATCCATCAGGAAAGCCAAAATCTTCTGCTTCAGCGTCATGTCGAACTCGCGCACCGGCTTGCCCGCCAGATGCAGGGTCACGGTCTCGCCGTTGAAGCGCGTGATGGTGCGGCCGTCGAGTTGCTTGAGCAGGTCTTCGTCGTTTTGCGCGACCACGTCAATCAGCTTGTCTTTTAGCGCTTCCTGGTCGGTGAACGATTTGGATTGCCGTACGGCGCTTTCCGCCACCTCCACGTTGCGTCCGCGCTTGGCGGCTACCGCGCGCATGAGAGCGGCGGAATCGTTCTCGATTTTCTCCGACATGATCTTGTCTGGCTGCCCGCCGCCGAGGGTCACCGGATGCGCCGCGCCGGTATTGGTGCCCGGCGCCATGGCCGCGATGTCGGCGGACTCCAGGATGAAGAATCCGGCCGAGGCGGCGCGGGCCCCGCTGGGCGCCACGTAGATGATGACCGGAACCGGCGAGGCCACGATCTGCTGGATGATCTCGCGCGTGGATTCAGCCAGCCCGCCGGGCGTGGAGATCCGGATGAGGATGGCGTCGGCGTGCTGCGCTTTGGCCTCGACGATGCCGCGCGTGATGTACTCCAGGCTGATGGGGTGGATGGTGTCGTGGACGTCGAGGCGCAGGATCTCGGCGCACGCCGGAGTGGCTGCGGATACCAGAAGCAGAAGCGCGAGCAGGGAAGTGAAGAATGAAAAACGCCTGGTGCGGCGCTGCTGTGCCCAATCCAAACCATCCTTCGTTCTGACTTCTTCATTCTTCATTTCTGGATCTTCTCAGCGATGGTTCGCTTCAGTGCCAGCGCCGCGGAGTTTTCGGGTTCCAGGGCGAGGACGCGGTCAACGTTTTCTTCGGCTGCCTGTGGCTGGTTGGATTTCAGGTCAAGGCGCGCCAGCACCAGCATAGCCTCGGTTGAGATCGGCTCCAGGCGCAGCGCGGCTTGGGCCTCGGCGCGCGCGCCGGCGTCGCTGATGTCCTCCAACGAGCGTGCCAGTCCGATGTGCGCGGCGGCGCTGGTCGGATCGAGCTGAATGGCTTCGCGGAAATCGCGCTCCGCCTCGGCGTTGAAGCCCTTGGCCAGAAACTCGCGCCCGCGCGTGACGTGAAACGCGGCGTGCGAGCGCGAGTCGGTCTTCGCCAGGCGCGCTTCGGCGGCGTTCTGGATTTCCAGCGCTAGCTGCTGGAAGGAAGTCTCGTCGTAGTTGCGCTTGATGCGCGCCATCGGGATCTTCGTGCGGCCACCCGAGTCAGAGACCCGAACCGCACCGTCGGTGGTCCGGGCCACGCTGCCGGCGGCGATGCTGTCGAGCAGCGTCTTGGCTTCGGAATCGGTCGGACGAAGCGAAAGCGTCTCGCGCAACTGGCGGGAAGCGCCGGCGAAATCGCCCGCACGATAGAGCGCGACCCCCAGGTTGAAGTGGTAGTCGGAATCGCTGCCATCGGCCTTGACCGCTTTCTGGAAGTAGTCAATCTCGGCCCGCTTGCCGCGCCGTCCGCTGACCGCGCCCAGGTTGTTGTAAACCTCGGTGAGCGGCAGCCGCGAGGCCACGAAGTCAAACGCCTCTTCCGACTTGGCGAAGTCGCCCAGGTAGTAGGCGGCCAAGCCCAGGTAGAAGTTGGCTTCGCGCGCCGCCGGATCGCTGCGCGGAACCCGTGCGAACCATGGCGCCGCCTGTTCGTAATCGCGCTCGTCGAAGTAGGTTCGCGCCAGTTGCAGCATGGCCATGGTGTAGTCGGGGCTGAGGCGGATAGCTTCGCGGAAATGTTTGATCTTGATCGGCCGCGAGGTCGCGATCACGCCACGAACATAATTTTCGAAAGCGTCGAGTCGGATGGCGCCGGCGGCGGCCACGAATTGGTCGCGCGAGGGCGGCAGTTCGGGATTCACCAGCCGCAGCAGGTCCCAGGCGAGCGCGGTCTGGATGTCAATCAGCTTGACCAGCGTCCCTGATTCGACCTGCTCGGCGGACAGCCGCAGCGCCTTCATGTCGAGCAGTTGGGCACGCGCGGTGAACGTCTGGCCGTCGAAACTGTAGGCGCCGAGCACGACCAAGTCTGCGTCCATCTGCTCGGCGATGCGGTAGAGCGTGGCGCGTGAAAGATGAAGGTTGGCGGGAACGCCGGCGCGGTCGAAGGCGTAGCTGCGGTCTTCGCGCGACACGATGTAGAGCAGCGGCGATGCCAGACGCTTGCCCAGGATCTCGGGGAAGGATTCGCTGATCCACTCCAGCCCCGGCGCTTTCGAGGTGTTCTCGAAGGGAAGCACGACCAGGGTGCGGGCGGCAGGAATCGCCGGCCGCGTTTGCGCGGCTGCGCCGGTGCTCGGCAAGGAAACCAGCAGCACGACAATGATGTGTCGAAGCAGCTTCAAGATACCTCGATTATATCCGCTGCAGAGTGGGGAAAATGGACGAAGAGAGGGAGCAGAGCAGGTGGTTGGAAATTCTCGAATTCCGCATTGCTGCAGCAAACCCACCAGCCCCCCCTGGAGAAGTCTCCCTAGAGCAAATGTCGAGACGCGAACGCGGAGCTAACAAGTCTTGCCCAGGCGGGATGCGATGCCTTCACGCTGGCGCGGATCGCGGGGCATAGCTCAATTGCCATCACGCAGCGGTAGATTCACCCTCAGGCCGACGCGATTGAACGGGCCTTTGCCCCCGTTTGGAGCTGAGACAGTGTCCGCTTCGGAGAAACCGGATAAAACCCAGGTGGGCACAAAATTGGGCACAGCGACGAAAAGCCTGAAACCGGCACCGCTGCAACTTGATGGTGCGAAAGGGGGGATTCGAACCCCCACGGGTTGCCCCGCCAGATCCTAAGTCTGGTGCGTCTGCCAATTCCGCCACTCTCGCACGCGGTAATGATAGCAACATTCCGGGCATCGGGCATCGCGGAAACGTGGCACCGCAAAGGCAAATTCACTGTTGATTCTGCAGATATCGCTGTGGACGGCCAAGAGGGGAGGCTCGTGGAGCAAGTGCGACGGTTCTCGCAGGCGAGAATTTCGTGGAAGCGCGCTGCTCGAGCCACGCTGAGGGTGCCACACTCACCCGTGCCCCCGTCGCGCCGGGAAGTTACTGGACGCGGCTGAGGCCCTCGTAAATCCACATGCCGGCGATAACAAGGATGAGCAGGCCGGAGGCGGCGCCAAGAATGCGAACCGGCAAATTCACCTTGTTGAGGCGAGCGATGACCTGCTGCTGCTCAATCTGCATGTGGGATTCGGATTCATTGAGGAAGAGCTGATCGTCCTCACGCATGGCCAGCGTGCTGCGGTAGATCAGCAGGATGACGAGAACTGCCGTGAGCACGCCCCACACGATCAGAAGATTAGTCAACGTCGATGACATACGTCACCCCGGTTGTTTGGTCGCCAGGTCCCGGCACGAGCCGGAGCCTTGCGGAAATTATATGCCTGAGGGCAAGTCGAAGCGGGGGATTTTTTTCAGGCCGCAGACTTCTGGCGCAAGGCCCACGGCGCAAGAACCGAGGACCCGTGGACCGGCGGAAAGTGCGACCCGGGGGTAGCGCGGGACATCCAATCTGCTGGAATCAAACGAGCCAAGGGTTGGTCACACCAGGGTGTGACGAGACTCTGCGGAATGTTATAATCCGGCTCGAAAGGATCAGAGGAGACCAAATGGCGACAACGACGACAACTCCGACCAAGACGGCGCCGATCAACATGACCCCGAACGCAATCGCCAAGGTAAAGGAAATCATGGCGCAGCAAAACCCGGTCCCGGCAGGACTGCGGGTGGGCGTGGTGGGCGGAGGATGCTCCGGGTTCTCGTACTCGATGTCGTTCGAGAACGCGGCTGGGCTGATGGACAAGAGCTACGACTTCGACGGCCTGAAAGTGTTCGTGGACGCCACCTCCCTGATGTACCTGAACGGCGCCCAGATTGACTACATCGAGACGCTGGAAGGCGCCGGGTTCAAGTTCGAGAACCCGAACGTGAAGAGCACCTGCGGGTGCGGGTCGTCGTTCAACGTGTAAGAAGCTATTGGCCTTTAGTCGTTAGCCAGAACAAATTCTAAGAGCCTCGCGGAGACGCGGGGCTCTTTGTTTGAGCGGCGGGTGGTTCGTAGCCAGTGGTTCGCTGAGAACCAAGGCGCCGTAATCAGGGGGCGGTGAGGGGAATGGTCTGGCGGTGATTGCTGAGGACGTCCTCGATGTCGACCGAATTGGGATTGATCTTCACAATCTTGTAGCGGCGGTTGACGATGTCGCCTTCGCCGGCGACGAAAACGTCTTCGCCGGTGCCGAGAAATATCTTGGTCGGCTCGCCTTTGCGGCTGGCCAAGCCGAAGAATTTCAAGTTAATAGGCGGCGGAGGGGGAGGGCCGGGTGGCGGGGGCGGGGGCGTATTCTCGGCCTTCTTGATCGGGCTTTCGATCGGCTTGGGAATTTCGGCTTCGGCGAGGAAGATGTTGCGGCCGGTGCCGGTGTAGTCGGTGTGCTCGCTCCGGGTGAGGAGATCGAGGCGCAGGCGCGGGTCGAGCGGCGCCAGTGTGGTTGTATCATGACCTCCAGGGGTGTGGCCGCGGGCACGGCGTCCGCGCGGGGACTGAGGAGCGGCGGCGGCCGCAGCCTGAGTGGTGGTGGGAGTAGCGGCAGCAGCGGGGCGGCCTCCTCCGGACCACATGCGCGCCAGCAGGAAGATGGCAACGAGAAACAGCACGCTCGCAACGATCGTGGTCGTCCGATTTTCCGTGCCCAGCTTCATTGCGCTCCACTCTTCAGGTAAGTCTCCAGGCTGACAGCAAGGCGGACCTGGCCGGCCTGCTGCTCGCCCAAGCTGACGCTATCAATAATGAAAAACACTTTGTCGCGCTCGATGGCATTGATGAACTTGACCGCGGCGAGATAGTTGCCGGTAATATTGGCGCCAATCCGCAGGTGGTTGAGGTTGGGGAGGTCGGAATCTAGTTCTTCGTACTTGGCGGAGTTGAGGTTAACGCCGTTAGAGGACGCGAGCTTGCCGATCTCGGCGGTGAGAGCGGCGGCGCCGGAGGCGAGGCGCTGCTCGTAGAAGGCATCAATCTGGGTACGCGCCTGGTCCACGCGGGTCTGGACCTGGTCGGGCGGAATGACGATCTGCATTTTCTGCTGTACTTGGCGGCGCACGGCTTCGAATTCCCGGCCGCGCGCGGCGCCGGCGCCCGCGATGGGGGTGAGCAGCACGAGGGCGGCGGCGATGTCCACACCCAGCAGCACGCCGAGGACGACGTAAATGCGTTTGCGCGCCAGTCGAAGGTTCGTCATTACTGGCCGCCCCCTTCCTGCGCGGCGGCCGCGACCGGCACATATTGCGCGGTAATTTCAAACTGCAC
The nucleotide sequence above comes from Terriglobia bacterium. Encoded proteins:
- the ligD gene encoding DNA ligase D, encoding MPLDDYSRKRDFARTPEPKADATLSAAQRFVVQRHAARRLHYDLRLEIGGALKSWAVPKGPTLDPKQKRLAVHVEDHPLEYGDFEGTIPAGNYGAGVVTVWDSGTFETLGEPAAEQQLERGDFKFQLHGSKLMGNFALVRIKSSKKDEWLLLKKPDFAAQDGWNAEDHLEPVRSRGVDLSLVSGAKLAAMPERVEPMLATLAGAVPEGGEWVYEIKWDGFRGLCFVTGGKLRLLSRNGHLLNRQFPELQHLPELITADSAIIDGEIVAFDAGGRPSFSLMQQRTGFVAAESRSRAPVSLVAFDLLYLNGYDLRDVALSERLKLLRSVLHTGTHLRLSESFSGTGQRVLQAARDHGLEGVVAKRLDSKYESGRSRSWVKVKFATQQEFVICGFTSGRRKPFSSLVLGYYDNGTLTWAGNVGTGFTDKLLAEIYSQLEKLASKRRAFPADEDIPDVTWVVPRLVCSVRYSGWGSDNHLRAPVFVGMRPDLDAKDSVRESAALSPAAPADDAKLLPPGKAEVTLEVGGRQLKFTNLNKVFYPADAYTKRDVVNYYHDVAALLVPHLAGRPLSLKRYPNGIDSEYFFQKDAPASFASWLNTEKIAAEDNAPAKRFVICDDEPTLLYLANLGCIDQNPWFSRVGSLDCPDFIVLDLDPYHCGFDRIVDAALLVRRKLADLELEGYPKTTGGDGMHVYVPIAADYTYEQVRTFAEIIARLVIAERPGLFTTPRTLTQREKGKVYFDYLQISWGKTISAPYVLRAHPKAPVATPLRWSEVRPGLSPLDFTLANVRARFRDLGDIFAPVLTNSQRLETAMQRLEKLFHAPK
- a CDS encoding tetratricopeptide repeat protein yields the protein MKLLRHIIVVLLVSLPSTGAAAQTRPAIPAARTLVVLPFENTSKAPGLEWISESFPEILGKRLASPLLYIVSREDRSYAFDRAGVPANLHLSRATLYRIAEQMDADLVVLGAYSFDGQTFTARAQLLDMKALRLSAEQVESGTLVKLIDIQTALAWDLLRLVNPELPPSRDQFVAAAGAIRLDAFENYVRGVIATSRPIKIKHFREAIRLSPDYTMAMLQLARTYFDERDYEQAAPWFARVPRSDPAAREANFYLGLAAYYLGDFAKSEEAFDFVASRLPLTEVYNNLGAVSGRRGKRAEIDYFQKAVKADGSDSDYHFNLGVALYRAGDFAGASRQLRETLSLRPTDSEAKTLLDSIAAGSVARTTDGAVRVSDSGGRTKIPMARIKRNYDETSFQQLALEIQNAAEARLAKTDSRSHAAFHVTRGREFLAKGFNAEAERDFREAIQLDPTSAAAHIGLARSLEDISDAGARAEAQAALRLEPISTEAMLVLARLDLKSNQPQAAEENVDRVLALEPENSAALALKRTIAEKIQK
- a CDS encoding FecR family protein, producing the protein MATDVVGMIHVSGNDATIDGHSCRAVDVGYDGDRLATGGNSKAVVTGRGTVVSLASNTSVKLGAKALELIEGSVVVSSESGASTKVDNLTISTPPGVRARFLAKRGNDELQLLALEGKVDVSDGQQTQPVPAVRGLRVKLPKDKDSENSPRGAARWSWLHNDDIGILIVVAGAVAAGVAVGLINSENATPVSAH
- a CDS encoding Ku protein, coding for MASTVWKGHLTFGLVSLPVKLFSAARSETVSFNQLHATDHSRVKQVLFCQAEDKPVARNELVKGYEYEKDKYVVIGEDDIKKAAPPSSRTMEILEFVKSDQVDPVYYESSYYMAPDDAGEKPYALLFEALKRAGYVGIAKIAMHNREHIVILRPGQRGILLHTMYYEDEVRKMEEFRTDSSLVKDKELELAMTLINSLAAEFEPIKYKDSYRENLMAMIQAKVQGRQVVEAPATQQLAPVIDIMEALKASLALGKKPVRSVVSAEQPAEAMPEAEPAAKPKRARKTG
- a CDS encoding TonB-dependent receptor, with protein sequence MNAVASSHWHPGATTLRKLFTIVTVFLAIAGTSYGQQLGGAGTITGTVADPTGAVVPGATVAIRNPVSGFERTTATSKSGSFSVSNVPFNNYHLTVSAPGFASYAQDIDVRSIVPMNVGAVLKLGKADISVTVEATAEDLLENTPSFHTDVDRAVFDKLPLESQSSSVSSLVTLATPGIAADSNGNFHGMGDHAENSFSVDGQPITDQQSKVFSNQIPIDSIQSLEVIAGAPPAQFGDKTSVVINVTTRSGQGQTTPKGALTTSYGSFGTSNVDFNLAYGGQKWGNFVSLSGLNSGRFLDPPEFKVMHAKGNLENVFDRLDFQLSNADSIHLNLGFTRSWFQNPNSFDMQNATAWNGLVVNNNGLGPDGLPVGPTDQRSQIKTFNIAPSWTRLLGSTAVFTLGAFVRRDQYNYYPSGNPFSDFVPDLQSQTVAQDRTLTNAGLRSDISYVKGIHNLKAGITYEHTFLNENDHLGIVDPTFLGSLTGVNGNPCVDANGIPVADPCTTLAPFDLTAGGKLFGFRGHADVKELALYLQDAITKGSWTFNLGIRGDFYNGLSTHREAEPRLGVAYNIKPSNTVLRVSYARLLETPFNENLVLASVGCANAVLNPLLGCSSVSTTPLNPGWRNEFHAGLEQAFGRHLVFSGEYIWKYTHNAYDFSILGSTPITFPIQWHNSKIPAFAGRVNLTDFHGLTAFTVFSTVAARFFLPQMGGAGATPSAPGGVFRIDHDERFNQTTHIQYQPRKRGPWIGFNWRYDNGLVAGPVPCAGGNCNNGPNGSDTVVDVSGLTPDQQFQAGLFCGAVRATPTTPISPTSLCPAAQYGSTLISIPKPGTEDDDHNPPRIAPRNLFDLAVGHDNLFNGDRYKWSLNLTVINLTNRVALYNFLSTFSGTHYASPRTVTAQLGFHF
- a CDS encoding nodulation protein NfeD: MKNEEVRTKDGLDWAQQRRTRRFSFFTSLLALLLLVSAATPACAEILRLDVHDTIHPISLEYITRGIVEAKAQHADAILIRISTPGGLAESTREIIQQIVASPVPVIIYVAPSGARAASAGFFILESADIAAMAPGTNTGAAHPVTLGGGQPDKIMSEKIENDSAALMRAVAAKRGRNVEVAESAVRQSKSFTDQEALKDKLIDVVAQNDEDLLKQLDGRTITRFNGETVTLHLAGKPVREFDMTLKQKILAFLMDPNMAFVLLAIGLLALYVEFNHPGAIVPGVVGFFFVVLAVFALNILPVRYAALALILVAFVFFALEAKFVSHGILTIAGIASLVLGALLLVDAPIPEMRVRLWTALAVAIPLGVISTFLMGIALKARRGKITTGAQGLVGEIAIARTPLVPQGKVFVHGELWNAISSVPADAGEQVRVRAVADLHLEVEPVTVSSPDQRAPNQPAHT